The Benincasa hispida cultivar B227 chromosome 11, ASM972705v1, whole genome shotgun sequence genome has a segment encoding these proteins:
- the LOC120091253 gene encoding uncharacterized protein LOC120091253, whose product MPLTRFAADAFGVVTICLVALLILLGLFCIIYSCYFRSRIHSEGCIQLSYFSGPWIIRITFILFVIWWGVGEISRLSFLRGEGGLLHDLKWQETVCKCYIVSNLGFAEPCLFLTLLFLLRGPLQNMESGILSRKWNRKTAGYIFLYCFPVFVLQIVVILIGPRLNNDNRYGRKLPKYFTSAATIVTASSSKGAPDIALCTYPLLSTILLGFFATILTIYLFWLGRQILKLVINKNLQRRVYTLIFSVSGFLPLRVILLGFSVSRKPEQFLFEALTFSSFLVLLCCAGLCICMLVYLPVADSLALGNLQDLEARRRSSDDHNDTISLIANQPHLDDSSSPQMSPARNSDASSTKRGSISFRTFQKDGGSAGMGTATFVELSLFSPSREASPPGSPPLLGWPMRSA is encoded by the coding sequence ATGCCCCTGACGAGATTTGCTGCCGATGCATTCGGTGTGGTGACGATTTGTTTAGTGGCCCTATTGATTCTTCTTGGTTTATTCTGCATCATTTATTCGTGCTACTTCCGGTCTCGCATTCATAGTGAAGGTTGCATTCAACTCAGTTACTTCAGTGGTCCTTGGATAATTCGAATTACATTCATCTTGTTTGTGATCTGGTGGGGTGTTGGTGAAATTAGTCGGCTAAGTTTCTTGCGGGGGGAGGGAGGATTGTTGCATGACTTGAAATGGCAGGAAACTGTATGCAAATGTTACATTGTTTCGAACCTTGGGTTTGCAGAACCTTGCCTATTCCTCACTCTCTTGTTTCTTCTTCGAGGGCCCCTTCAGAACATGGAATCCGGAATTCTCAGCCGGAAATGGAACAGGAAAACAGCAGgatatatttttctctactgCTTCCCAGTGTTTGTTCTTCAGATAGTTGTTATACTTATTGGACCCCGGCTAAACAACGATAACAGATACGGTCGGAAGCTGCCGAAATATTTTACTAGTGCAGCTACCATTGTTACTGCATCTAGTTCGAAAGGTGCTCCGGACATTGCTCTCTGTACTTACCCTTTACTGAGTACTATCCTCCTCGGCTTTTTCGCCACCATCCTAACCATCTACTTGTTTTGGCTTGGGAGGCAGATTTTGAAACTGGTCATCAATAAGAACTTGCAAAGGAGAGTATACACATTGATATTCTCAGTTTCAGGATTCCTCCCATTAAGGGTTATATTACTCGGTTTTTCGGTTTCGCGGAAGCCAGAGCAGTTTTTATTCGAAGCTCTCACTTTCTCATCTTTTCTTGTACTTTTATGTTGTGCTGGGCTGTGTATATGCATGCTCGTCTACCTTCCGGTGGCGGATTCTTTAGCTTTGGGGAATTTACAGGATTTGGAGGCAAGGAGAAGGTCGAGCGATGATCACAATGACACTATCTCTCTCATTGCCAACCAACCCCATCTCGATGATAGCAGCTCCCCTCAAATGAGCCCCGCGCGAAACTCTGATGCCTCCTCAACCAAGAGGGGGTCGATCTCTTTTAGAACATTTCAAAAAGATGGAGGTTCTGCTGGAATGGGGACAGCAACTTTTGTGGAGCTCAGCCTGTTCTCTCCCAGCCGAGAGGCATCCCCGCCGGGATCGCCTCCGCTGCTTGGTTGGCCGATGCGCTCTGCTTGA